Below is a genomic region from Streptomyces sp. NBC_00461.
ACGGCGTCTGGCCGCTCGACGAGATCAACCCGTACGACACCCCGGAGCTCGCGGCCGCCGCCCACCGGGCGCTCGAACTGCGCGGCGCCGAGAACGACTCCGCCCACGGGCATCTGCACCACGCCCTCGTCGCCGCGCGCCTGCGGGACGGCGAACGGGTCACGCACGCCCTCGGCCAGGTCCTCAAGGGCGACTTCTTCCACGCCTCCCTGATGAGCGCGCACTACCCCGACCGCGAGGTCTACAACGCCGACGCCGCGCACACCCTGCCCGCCGTGCTGATCGAGATGCTCGTGCAGTCGACGCCGGACCGTCTGGTCCTGTTGCCCGCGCTCCCGGCGGCGTACCCGAAGGGCCGACTGCTGGGCATCCGCACCCGGTTCGGGGCGGCGCTCGACCTCACCTGGAGCCTGCGGCAGGCGACCGCGCTGATCCGCCCCACCCGAACCCACCGCGTCGAACTCCGGACCTCCTCCGGCACACGGCCGCTCGACCTCGTCGCCGGCGAAGACCACGTCCTCTCCCTGGAGGCGTGGTGACCGCCGTGGCCTTCGGCGCCGCAGTGGCGCCGGATTCCACCTCCGGAACGTAGTCGGGGTGGGGTTTCATGGACACCATGCGACTCCCCGCCCCCCTCCGCATCGGCACGATCGCCGCCGCCGCACTGCTCGCCACGTCGGGCACAGCGGCGGCGGCAGCGGCACCCATGGCCTCCCCTCTCCGCCCGGTGGCCTCCCTCGCCGCCGACCGCCTCGCCACCGCCGACCTGGTGGCCGCGGCCAAGTGGGGCACCGACAGCCCCATCGACGACCCGGCCCGCGAGCAGGTGGTCCTCGACACCGTCGCCGCCCAGGCGCGGCAGATCGGCGCCGACCCCGACGAGGTCCGCCGGATCTTCCGCGACCAGATCGAGGCGAACAAGGTCGTCCAGCGCGGCCTGTACGCCCGCTGGACCGCTCGCCCCGACCAGGCCCCGACCACCAAGCCCGACCTGAATGCCGTCCGCCGGACCATCAACCGCATCAACACGGACCTGGTCCGGTCCCTGGCCGACACCTCGACGCGGCGCGCCGCGCCGGCCTGCCGCCCGGAACTCACCGTGGCCGCCATCGACGTCATCCACGAGAAACACCCGGACCTGCTGCACACCGCGGCCTTCACCCGCTCCCTGGCCTCCGTCTGCCGCAACTGACCAGAGACAGGACCGCCCGCGCCCCGTGAGGGGCGCGGGCGACCGCGTGATCAGCGATCGGCTACTCGGCGACAGGCAGTCGCGCACCGTCCCGCAGGAACAACGGGATACGGTCCAGCGGCGCGTCCACCGTCACGGCCGCACCACCCTCATACGTCGCTCCGGTCCACGCGTCCGTCCACGTCGCCCCCGCCGGAAGGTACGTCGTCCGCGCCGTCGCGCCGGCCGTGAGCACCGGCGCCACCAGCAGATCCCGCCCGAACAGATACGCGTCGTCCACCGACCAGGCCGCCGGATCCTCCGGGAACTCCAGGAACAGCGGACGCATGGGCGGCAGCCCCTCCTCGTGCGCCTCCCGCATCACGTCCAGCACGTACGGCTTCAGGCGGTCCCGCAGCCGCAGGTAGCGCTCCAGGATCGCGCCGGCCTCCTCGCCGTACGACCACACCTCGTTCGGGCCGCCGGTCATCTCCGGGCCGAGCGGCATGCCCGGGTCGCGGAAGCCGTGCAGACGCATCAGCGGGGACAGGGCGCCGAACTGGAACCAGCGGACCATCACCTCGCGGTACGCCGGGTCGTCGGGGTCGCCGCCGTGGAAGCCGCCGATGTCCGTGTTCCACCAGGGGATGCCGGACAGGGCCGTGTTGAGTCCGGCCGCGATCTGGCGGCGCAGGGTCGGGAAGTCGGTGCCGATGTCGCCGGACCACAGGGCGGCGCCGTAGCGCTGACTGCCCGCCCAGGCCGAGCGGTTGAGGGTGACGATCTCGTCGTCGCCGGAGCCGGACGCCCGCAGACCCTCGTAGAAGGTGCGGGAGTTCTCGGCCGGGTAGCTGTTGCCGACCTCCAGGCCGGGGCCCGTCCAGTAGCGCAGGTTCTCCTGGAACCCGGGCTTGAGCTCCGGCTCGCAGGCGTCCAGCCAGAAGGCCGTGATGCCGTACGGCTCCAGGTAGTTCTCCCTGACCCTGGACCACACGAACTCACGGGCGTCGGGGTTCGTGGCGTCGTAGAAGGCCACCTGGACGGTGGAGGCGACCTCCTTGTCGGGCCAGTCGGCGTGCGCCATCGGGCCGTACTGGGTGCCGATGAAGTAGCCGCGCTGCTCCATCACCGGGTGGTTCTCGCTCAGCGGCGACACGGACGGCCACACGCTCACCACCAGCTTGATGCCGAGTTCCTCCAGCTCACGCACCATCGCCCCGGGGTCCGGCCATTCGCTCGGGTCGAACTTCCACTCGCCCAGATGCGTCCAGTGGAAGAAGTCGCAGACGATGGCGCTGATGGGCAGGCCCCGGCGCTTGTACTCCCGTGCCACCGCGAGGAGTTCGTCCTGGGTGCGGTAGCGCAGCTTGCACTGCCAGAAGCCGGCCGCCCACTCGGGCAGCATCGGCGTACGTCCCGTCACCGCGCTGTAGCGGCGCTGGCCGTCGGCCGGGGTGCCCGCGGTGATCCAGTAGTCGATCTGGCGGGCCGAGTCGGCCACCCAGCGGGTGCCGTTGTGCGCCAGCTCCACGCGGCCGATCGCCGGGTTGTTCCACAGGAGGGTGTAGCCGCGGCTGGAGGAGAGCACCGGGATGCCGACCTCGGCGTTGCGCTGGATCAGGTCGAGGACCAGGCCCTTCTGGTCGAAGCGGCCGTGCTGGTGCTGGCCGAGGCCGAACAGCTTCTCGTCGTCGTAGGCGGCGAAGCGCTGCTCCAGGCGGTGGTGGCCGCCTCCGACGGCGGTGTAGAGGCGGGAGCCCGGCCACCAGAAGTGGGCGCGTTCCTCCGCGAGGAGCTCGGCGGAGTCCTCGCTGCGCAGGAAGCGGATCTGGCCCTCCGCGTCGACGTGGACGGTCAGCGCGCCCACGGTCAGCTGTCCTTCCGCGTCACCGATCTTCACGGAGCTCTCGGTGGCCGGCGGTTCATCGAGCAGGGCGCCCGGCAGTCCGCCCAGGATCGGTCCACCGAGCCGGGCCCGCACCCGGACCGCGTCCGGACCCCAGGGCTCCACACGCACCGTCTCCTGGCGGCCGCTCCACTCCAGGGCGCCGTCCCGCTCGCGGAACGTGCCGAGGGTGGGAGACGACTGCGCAAGACTGACCTTGGGCTGAATTTCGGCAGGCTGATTCACGAGGGGTGCTCCTGAAGGAGTGCAGACAGGGGCGTGCCGCTCCGGCACGGTGTGCGGGCTGTCAGGGACCCGACGGGGCCGGGCCGGTGCTGGCCCGGACCGTCAACTCGGGGGAGATCAGGACGACTTCGTCGGTCCCGCCGTCGAGCTTGGCGACCAGACGCTCCACGGCGTGCCGGCCCATCTCCTGCGCGGGGATGGCGACGGACGTCAGTCGCACCGAGGCCTGGACGGCGACCTGGTCCGGACAGACCGCGACCACCGACACGTCCTCGGGCACGGCACGTCCCTGCTGGCGCAGCAGGCCGAGCAGGGGCTCGACGGCCTGCTCGTTCTGCACGATGAAGCCGGTGGTGCCCGGGCGCTCGTCGAGGATGCGGGCGAGGGTGACGGCCATGGCGTCGTAACCGCCCTCGCACGGCCGGTGCAGCACCCCGACGCCCAACTCCCGTGCCCGGGAGCGGAGTCCGTCGAGGGTGCGCTCGGCGAAACCGGTGTGCCTTTCGTAGACTCCGGGGGCCTCGCCGATGACAGCGATGTCGCGGTGGCCGAGCATCGCCAGATGCTCGACGCACAACGCGCCCGTCGCCTTGAAGTCGAGGTCGACGCAGGTCAGTCCGCTGGTGTCGGCGGGCAGCCCGATGAGCACGGAGGGCTGGTCGGTGCCGCGCAGCAATGGCAGCCGCTCGTCGTCGAGTTCGACGTCCATCAGGATCATCGCGTCGGCGAGCCCGCTGCCGGTGACCCGGCGCACGGCGTCGGGGCCTTCCTCGCCGGTCAGCAGCAGGACGTCGTAACCGTGTGTGCGGGCCGTGGTGGCGACGGCGATGGCGATCTCCATCATCACCGGCACATACATGTCGGTGCGCAGTGGGACCATCAGCGCGATGATGTTCGACTTGCTGCTGGCCAGGGCCCGCGCGCCCGCGTTCGGGTGGTAGCCGAGCTGGCGGATGCTCTGCTCTACCCGCTCCCGGGTGGTCGTGGAGATGGACCGCTTGCCGCTGAGGACATAACTCACCGTGCTCGCCGAGACTCCGGCGTGCTGGGCGACCTCGGCGAGGGTGACCATCCAGCTCTCCCAGCGGTGTGAAGCGCTTCGACAGTGCGCATTGCGAGTATGGGCGGGTGGGGATGGTTCGACACTAGCCCTACCGAGGGGACGTGTCCATAGGTCGTCGAAGCGCTTCGACACCTTTATTTTCCGAGGTGTCGTTTCTGCGGGCGCGGCGGCCTCTCCGGCTCTCATCGGCCGTGGAGAGGTCGTACCCGAACCGTCCCCCGGAAGCCCCCGCCGATGCAACACCGCTGCACCAAGTACGGCAACCGCGCCGGATCAGGTCCACCGGGCCGGCACTCGTCCGGCGCAAGCCCCCGGTGGTGACAGAGCAGGTGTCCGAGACCGGGTCCGGCACCCACGTCTGCAAGGGCGCGGGGCGACTGGACACCGAGGCGTACTCCGTCAACATCGGCCGAACGGCTGCGCAAAGGGTGGTGGGGTCGTCCGGGATCGGGTACATACGATCGAGTAGCACCCGTCGGTAACCAAACGGCCCAAGATCCCGATTCGCGGCGAGGTGACCCTCATGTCCGCCAGCCCCACCACCAAACCCACCGTCTCCGAACGTGAGGCCCGCCAGGTGGCGGAGGCTGCCCGGGAACAGGA
It encodes:
- a CDS encoding chorismate mutase yields the protein MRLPAPLRIGTIAAAALLATSGTAAAAAAPMASPLRPVASLAADRLATADLVAAAKWGTDSPIDDPAREQVVLDTVAAQARQIGADPDEVRRIFRDQIEANKVVQRGLYARWTARPDQAPTTKPDLNAVRRTINRINTDLVRSLADTSTRRAAPACRPELTVAAIDVIHEKHPDLLHTAAFTRSLASVCRN
- a CDS encoding glycoside hydrolase family 31 protein codes for the protein MNQPAEIQPKVSLAQSSPTLGTFRERDGALEWSGRQETVRVEPWGPDAVRVRARLGGPILGGLPGALLDEPPATESSVKIGDAEGQLTVGALTVHVDAEGQIRFLRSEDSAELLAEERAHFWWPGSRLYTAVGGGHHRLEQRFAAYDDEKLFGLGQHQHGRFDQKGLVLDLIQRNAEVGIPVLSSSRGYTLLWNNPAIGRVELAHNGTRWVADSARQIDYWITAGTPADGQRRYSAVTGRTPMLPEWAAGFWQCKLRYRTQDELLAVAREYKRRGLPISAIVCDFFHWTHLGEWKFDPSEWPDPGAMVRELEELGIKLVVSVWPSVSPLSENHPVMEQRGYFIGTQYGPMAHADWPDKEVASTVQVAFYDATNPDAREFVWSRVRENYLEPYGITAFWLDACEPELKPGFQENLRYWTGPGLEVGNSYPAENSRTFYEGLRASGSGDDEIVTLNRSAWAGSQRYGAALWSGDIGTDFPTLRRQIAAGLNTALSGIPWWNTDIGGFHGGDPDDPAYREVMVRWFQFGALSPLMRLHGFRDPGMPLGPEMTGGPNEVWSYGEEAGAILERYLRLRDRLKPYVLDVMREAHEEGLPPMRPLFLEFPEDPAAWSVDDAYLFGRDLLVAPVLTAGATARTTYLPAGATWTDAWTGATYEGGAAVTVDAPLDRIPLFLRDGARLPVAE
- a CDS encoding LacI family DNA-binding transcriptional regulator; this encodes MVTLAEVAQHAGVSASTVSYVLSGKRSISTTTRERVEQSIRQLGYHPNAGARALASSKSNIIALMVPLRTDMYVPVMMEIAIAVATTARTHGYDVLLLTGEEGPDAVRRVTGSGLADAMILMDVELDDERLPLLRGTDQPSVLIGLPADTSGLTCVDLDFKATGALCVEHLAMLGHRDIAVIGEAPGVYERHTGFAERTLDGLRSRARELGVGVLHRPCEGGYDAMAVTLARILDERPGTTGFIVQNEQAVEPLLGLLRQQGRAVPEDVSVVAVCPDQVAVQASVRLTSVAIPAQEMGRHAVERLVAKLDGGTDEVVLISPELTVRASTGPAPSGP